A section of the Parasteatoda tepidariorum isolate YZ-2023 chromosome 6, CAS_Ptep_4.0, whole genome shotgun sequence genome encodes:
- the LOC107453314 gene encoding DNA ligase 1 codes for MMDDEANDLDGLFEEYENGNEENEDNNNGVTNQSKPTENAEKVAAPRRAVKNPRLKFNADRLCGERGIPVVVKHFEGVKFKGKGHEVEDLNKLLSTLEHWCHRLYPSMKFDDCLRQIEKLGKKRPVQTCLRKIRFDMPILNDDFVHEEPEEDEVEVPPQDAFDRLINEIQGSSDAQLASTPLPVKAAAPEHRLGSFGSTLTEEQRKRMEYNKMLATERRKAKFLAMQSSTVPRNETEDLFAVESTSAIHSSSTDKIANSMFDDIFTESRSLLSTKSDKLHSASNDSSEELELDDLVDLVNDDEPSAIRNEDNSLNTFPKMNKQGKVKKKFIILSDESDGDEIDKNYTEVVDLEDKVEKSSIPNKKIEVINLESKSNTEPIIVVNLDPETSLNVSNPAQKVTEVINLESHNTESMTVVNLDPETSVNVSNPLHVINLESEEVDLTNKKTVDDTNSEMDLASPPTISSTGVNEENFNLLSPEKDKISDSFNAQEIVQDNVESMEID; via the exons atGATGGATGATGAAGCAAATGATTTAGATGGTCTGTTTGAAGAGTATGAAAATGGAAATGAAGAAAATGAGGATAACAATAATGGTGTTACTAATCAATCTAAACCAACagaaaatgctgaaaaagttGCTGCTCCTAGACGGGCAGTTAAAAACCCAAGATTGAAATTCAATGCAGATAg GCTTTGTGGCGAAAGAGGTATACCAGTTGTCGTGAAACATTTTGAAGGTGTAAAGTTTAAAGGTAAAGGACACGAG gttgaagatttaaataaacttctaTCCACTTTGGAACATTGGTGTCACCGTTTGTATCCTAGTATGAAGTTTGACGATTGTCTTCGACAAATCGAGAAACTGGGGAAAAAAAGACCGGTTCAG acATGCCTAAGGAAGATAAGATTCGACATGCCTATACTCAATGACGACTTTGTTCATGAGGAACCTGAAGAAGATGAAGTTGAAGTACCACCTCAAGATGCATTTGATAGACTTATTAATGAAATTCAGGGCAGTTCAGATGCTCAACTTGCTTCAACTCCCTTGCCAGTAAAAGCAGCTGCACCAGAACATAGACTAGGATCTTTTGGCTCT actcTAACTGaagaacaaagaaaaagaatggAGTATAATAAAATGCTAGCTACTGAACGACGTAAAGCAAAGTTTTTAGCGATGCAATCTTCTACAGTTCCCCGCAATGAAACCGAGGATTTGTTTGCAGTGGAATCAACATCTGCTATTCATAGTTCTTCAACTGATAAAATAGCAAATTCCAtgtttgatgatatttttactgAGAGTAGGTCACTCTTATCCACCAAGTCTGATAAATTGCATTCAGCTTCAAATGACTCCTCGGAGGAATTAGAGTTGGACGACTTGGTTGATTTGGTAAATGATGATGAACCTTCTGCGATTCGAAATGAGGATAACAGTCTTAATACTTTcccaaaaatgaataaacaaggtaaggtaaaaaagaaatttatcattctTAGTGATGAAAGTGATGGTGacgaaattgataaaaattacactgAAGTTGTTGACTTGGAAgacaaagttgaaaaaagttctattccaaataaaaaaattgaagttataaatttagaaagtaaaaGTAACACTGAGCCCATTATAGTGGTGAATTTGGATCCAGAAACATCACTCAATGTTAGTAATCCTGCTCAGAAGGTAACGGAAGTCATAAATTTAGAAAGTCACAACACTGAGTCAATGACAGTGGTGAATTTGGATCCAGAAACATCTGTAAATGTTAGTAATCCCTTGCACGTGATTAATTTAGAGAGTGAAGAGGTTGATCTAACCAATAAAAAAACCGTAGATGATACAAATTCAGAAATGGATCTTGCAAGCCCACCAACAATTTCTTCTACAGgtgtaaatgaagaaaattttaatttgttgtctcctgaaaaagataaaatatcagACTCTTTTAATGCGCAAGAAATTGTTCAAGATAATGTGGAGTCTATGGAAATAGACTGA